The region TTTACTGATTTACAATACTTACGGTACACTGAACCCTTCGTTATAATTTGCTTGAGATGAAAATGTATACCCAGTGAGTGATATCTCGCTTCGCCGATATTTATTCCGCCCGCAAGCAAATCGCTATTGACTCTGACACGAATCATTGGTATTCTCGGTCGAAACACTATCCAAACGAAACGACtgatttaataattaattaccacCCTAGACGTGATGCCTTTGCAAGTTACGAGGCAATCGGAAAGTTTATTTCGCCCCGCAGACCTTTCTGTCGCAATTTCCGTCGCATCTCAGCTCTTAATTCTTGACTTCGTCTTGTCAGAtcattccattttttctaGCAACTCgggtgaaatataaaaattcaagaggGCCCTTTTTTATTTGGAAAACTTGGAGTCTTCGTTTGAAATGTGACCGAAGCCAAAGAAGCGTatggaaaaatcaaatttttatagtaATTTTGCGTTGTAAGTATTACGTAGCAGACGTTGTTGAAGAAGTAAAATTACCGGAAGGGTTACTTTTGGACTCCTATTCCAAGTTTTTAATGACTACATAAACAAAAACTTCCTCTTTTCTGACGAGAGAGTCtgacttatttattttaatcgtTATTTTCATCTCATTCAGCAAGTTTAATTTCCCGATGTCGACGGATGAGCAGATGTTACCGTGAGAATGGATAAATGTAAACGGGGTGAGTTTCTTTTCCATTCCCGTAAAAAAGCCAATTGAAGTTCTTTTCTGGTTTCCGATAAAATCCCCACTTccatgaatttcttacacaaCCAccggaaattttatttctgattgaaaaagtttcacgGCGCTAGACAATCAGAGGACAAAGTCATATCGCTGGCAGCGGGCACTTTAGGTGCTATCTGTAGTACTTTTAGTATGCGGGGAGGTGAAACTGATCGGTGCATTCGTTATCTTAAAATCTTGAAGCCGTTTTACCTTCCCTGACTTTGGCCGATAAGGACAGTATGTAGACACACCGAGGAATGTCTTGAAACGATCGCGAGAGACGAGATTTTTGatccagaaaataaaaaaaaaaaaataaaaaaaaaaccaacattAACCACTCCTTCGGttttttttgtctttgcaAAATGTTGAACGAGTCTACGCCTgttgattgaagaaaaatctcCATAATTGTACGCGCCCTCGAGATACATGGCGGGGGGGACCTCTGTAAGCGGAGAAAAGTATAGGTACACAAAAAGTGAATGACATCGACGAAGCGGCGAATCACTTTAGGGGAAGTAACCAGTCATAATCAATATCTCGGACGCACCGTCTCGCAGCGGCACGGATGGTGCTACCTACAATATTCGTTTAAATTTATCGCGTCCTTTAGTCGTCAGAATGGATTCGAAACGAGTGGGTCGAGCTTCAACGGATATGAAGGAGCCGCCTGAACGCCCTCCGGTAGTCGAGATTGAATATCGTGTATATGAGGGGGTTTAGAGCGCTGTTAACGTATCCGAGCCACGTAATGAAGTAGACCATTCTCTCGGTGGGGCAGCAGCTCGAGCAGAACGGGACGATAACGTACATAAGGAAGAAGGGTAGCCAACATACGACGAAAACACCCATAATGACACCGAGTGTCCTGGCGGCGCGGCGCTCCTTCGACAGCGAGATCCTCTGACGTTCCTCGATGAACTGGTACACCGTGGTCGAGGGCGCGATCGCtgtcgtcgtcgacgtcgccCCTCCGAGGGTGACCGTCATGGTCGTCGGCCCGTCCTCGATGAGGGAGGGCTTCGCCTGGGAGCGCGGCGTCGACCTCTCGTTGTGGTTAGTCTCGGAGCTGACCGACTCCTCGGGATCGTCGTCGGTGCAGCGATGCCTCGTCGAGGCGACGGCGCCGAGCCTGCTCTGCCTCGCCCTCTCCCGGAGTCGCTTCCTCGTCGCGAGGAATATCTCGAGGTAGACGAGGCTCATCAGGAGTAGAGGCAGGAAGAACGAGCCGAGGGAGGAGTAGATGACGTACCCCTGTCTGCGGGTCAGCTGACACGGAGTGCCGGGCTCGAGTTCCTCGGGCCAGTCGTTCCACCCGGCCAAGGGGGGGGAGCTTATCGCCCCCGAGAATATCCAGACGAAGGCGATCGTCGCGAGGACCCGTTTCAGGGTGCGTTTCTGGGCATAGTTTATCGGGTCCGTTATGGCCCAGTAACGATCGAGGGCGATGGCGCAGAGGTTCAGTATGCTCGCCGTGCAGCAGAGCACGTCGCAGGTCAGCCAGAGCTTGCAGAGGTGGATTCCGAACACCCACTTGCCGAGGAGGAGGTAGGCGACGTTGAACGGCATGACCAGGAGGGCCACCGCCAGGTCGGCCACGGCCAGAGACACGATGAAGAAGTTTTGGACGATTCGTAGCGGCCGGTAGGTGAATACGCTCAGGATAACGAGAGCGTTACCGAGGACCGTTGCCAGGACGAGGAAGCCCAGGGTGACCGACGCCGCTGCCGCTTCCCACGGCGGTAGGGGGACGCCGGATTCCGTTTCTTCCGGGCAATTACTCTCGAAATCATCCCCCAGGGGACCCCCGGGCCCTCCGACTCCGCTCGCGTTCATCCCTTCTGTGCGTCCTCCTGCACAACACGTAGagacatttctttttctctcttcaacaaacattatacaaatatacttCAGCTTCTAACGTTTCATTAGGGGGTCGTACTAATTAGGCGCATTTCAGGCCTGCGATACCCGATGTTGGTGTCGTAGTACATTGTGCGACGACgttgtgggggggggggagggggggaggttGCTCCGCCTAATGCACACCGCGCTTTTTTTCAAAGAGAGCACGTACAAGCCGTTTTCCGAGAATGtctaatattttgaaaaattttgaggaAGAGTTTCTTTCATAGCATTTCTCAATTACGCGTTACAAATACATATACTAATACCGTTTTCGGTCCGACGATGTGTTATTTTCGCTTCTTTTACCCCCAGCGCAGCGCAAAAATATGATATCGCTTCATACGTATGTATGAGTACTTGTCAGAGGCAAGCGCGTACATCACTCTCCTTTCAgttctctatttctctctttctctcggcCTGGGCTTACTTAATCTCTACTGTACTTTAATTATCATTAGCTTAGTTAGGCTTAAGCTTTGTTAAATcatgttaaattttttgatctcAGTTATTTATTTCGCTCTGCAAGTATCGCTGTCTAAACTGCTACGActttgtaatttattctatttgattattttctttgtaGTACTCCTTTCATTGCAGAtctttattttagtttttttttccattgcgTTACGTATATCTGCTCTGATTCGACATCTGATCCAATATTGCTGtggataaaatgaaaacatctttctctctctactcTACTATCTCTAACTCTCCGAGTCTCTCTCTCGGCACCTCGGGGACGTAAATTGGCATTGAGTTAGACACGTGAACAAATATAAGATATAAAACTTTGGAGAAGTATGCTGACGAAGCTACCTTCCCGCGCGAACAttcttccaatattttttgtccACTTCAAACCCTCGAGATATTCACCTCTACATCCATAAATATTACAGTAATATGTCTTTACATATTTACCCAGCGGTAGAGGACGGTAAattgattttcgatattaaATGCCAATTCGTATTATTTCTTTAGAATTATTTGTGTTATGAAATATAAACCGTCGCATACACTTGCGTCGATACTTCACACACACCGGCAAAATTTTTGCTGTACATATCTCACCGTCAGCGTAAGAAAATTTATGCGCATTGTTATAATATGTAGATGTACGCTTATATTTATACTGTAATATTTTGGTAAGAGGGTAATATTCGACCGTATAATATGCTGAACACACTCGTGGCAAAAACGCGCGCGGCAACGCGACGGTTGGAATAATTTAAGCACAAAGTCTTTGCTTATGACATTAAATTTTACTTTACCTCGTGCAACGTTTTCAAGAGTTTTCCAACGACCGAGATCAGGCGGTTGACCCTCTTTCTTCGTCAGTTACGTTCATATTGTTAACGAAACGTTGAATTTAAATCAGCCGGGTATTCGACGCTGTTATAATTACATCAGATGGTATAATTGCGGGAGATAAAaaggtaaaataaaagaacatAAATTAACGCGCTACAGATATAGCCTCTGCAAGCGTTGCGATCCTCCCCTTTAATATTAGTACAATAACTGATGATTATTCGAAACACAAGATTCTCCAGATTCTCCAGATTCTCCAGATTATACGACCTACTCGAGGCTTCGATTTCTCATTCACCCAACGCAACGCGGCTAGGCGTGCACGCATTATACACCCGACAATGGCATGCACAACTTGTGGATTTGGTGCATGACCGATTTATAACTATGAGATACCTACGTGGATGATTATCCGAAAGTTTCAAAAACTAATAAATCATCACACccgtatttttttgtttatccgGGTCATCGTATCTAATCCCGGTGAATTTCGAGTAAGTACGTAAAGACACGGTAATTCGCGATACGAAATGCCTGACAGGATTAAAGTTTTGTTCCCACGTCGCCTAAATCACCTGTCGTTATTGAAAACCAGCCCGCCATCCGCCAAAGGCCCTGTATAAGCACAACAGCCACATTAATTGATATTTAGAACGCACTGAATGTTTCAACAGCTAGGCTCCTGAAGCCCATTACCGGATGGTTGATTTTCGATGTTTACTGGTAATGCGTGCGGTGGAGTCGACTCGCGCGATTGACTCTGTCTCTGGCTCTGGGTACAAGGTACCGACGAAGGAAAAGCGAAGATACAGCAGTAACGTGtatgattattatacatgcaaGGGTAACCCATGCGACGAACACCCCGAGTACTCGAACACCGCAGGTACCAGCGACTGGTCCAttgttgaagtaaaaaatttccactcgAACTCGGTCTTCGCGGGAGATCCGAAAATTGTGCGAAAAACACACAGTTCACCAAAATCGAAACTGGAAATCAGACAAAGCCTCCAGGGTACCAGGGGGCGGGAAGGGGGGGTGGGGTGGATGCAAATCCGAGGACAAAGACGTCGAGGCTGAAGACCGAGCGCGGCCAATTAAACACTCCATGGATACGCGGTTGGGCGGTAAGTGCAATTGTGATTCGTGTCGCGAGGGTTGATTGACAGCTAGGGGGCGACTTATCGCCCCTCTCAGTTAAACAGTACCTGGTATCTTTTATGCGGTGGTACAGGGCGCGGCGACATGCTCCCGTCCCAGCGCCGTCCGACAAGCACTGAGCACCAGCGCCGGTTCTGCGCCAGCCCGGATGCGTTGACGTCGAAGAGACGCGTCGCCGAGAGTCGAGCTGCAGAGCGGAGCGGAGCGGCGCGCAGACGCTTTCCGTCGTAACCCACAAAACGCGAAACTCCCCtgctttttccctcttctCCCGGTTCCTTTTCTTCGCGCACCTTTCGCCCGGACCCGCGCCTACTCGTCGACCCGAACCCCCAACGACTCACCCCAGCCTCGATCTGTCTTCGTCCTCAACTATAATCACGGGATCCCGCCGTTTCCACTTTGGGAGCATATTTCATCCTCCAGCTTATTTTCATATCCAAgtatatttaaacaaatttctcaACGCGTACCTAATATGTATGGGGAATTCCACGCGAACCCAACCAACGTCCGGCCCTCACCATTTCCGATtgcgtttaaaattttttcggcAATTGTCTCAACTGTGAAACAGTACtccgaatttttttagatttttttttctcaactgctcacttgtttataaatattttaagtaATTTCGAAAAGGACCGTTattgaaattctcaaaaaattattagaaacTGTTTTTCCATgcaaaacatttcaaaatcggGCTCACGGTCTCACGAGGCTCATGGTTTTGgagaatttttccagaatttaaaaaaaattcattcttaaaatcactctcaatatttataaataatggatcgcttgaataaaaaaagctaaaaaaatacaaggtaCCGTTTCAGAGTTGCAAGAATTGCAGACAAATTTTTTAGCAGAGTCAAAAATGTCGAGGGTCGGACATTGGTtgggttcgcatggaattacctatacaggtatatatacgcatacacaGACGCAAAGAGTTGGAAAGAATGTCGCCGAGTGTTTTCGGATGAAGAATCATCGCATCGGATTCGAAACACGTTTTCTTATCgttggtaatttttcttatattcaTCCCCGGATCATTTGTAACGACGTTCTTTATTCTTACCCTCCCACCATTCGGTATACAGCTGACGTTAGTTTCGTTGTAtcccaatatttttttcacgcgcCATCCAAACTTGCAGGCCACCCCTctcggaaaaaaagaaaatgaggtGCACTCTCGGAAATGGAACATGCGTGTTCACGCCGCGCATTCACACGGGCACCCGCTCACATGGAAACAGTAATCGCCAGGCATTGCATACGCGCGTGTGGACCACTCTGTTACATCCAGTCAAAATGTTGTCACCTCGTGTGCTGGCGAAATTCCACGAATATCATGCTCCTCAAAATGGCTATGATTGATGATTGATGATTGGTACAATTGTGAAAACCCATTTGCGACGTACCCCCATACATTTGTCTTGCCCACCTATAAGCATACTATTCATAAAAATACAGGATGCTCGGTATTCTTCCGACTCGGTGTGAAAACGACTGATCCGATTTAAATATCAACCTTGCATTGTTGAGCAATGGAAACTCTTTGAAGCGATTCGCACTTTGTTCCATTCTAATCCGCCAAGTTGGAGTTGCACAATACAATTGAACATAAAATTGCGCCTGAATGTAGGCAATCTTGATTTCACCCTCCAACACGACCCGTTCGCCTGTCCGCCTGTCCGTCAGCCATCGTAGCTTATGTACTATTTATAAGTATGCCAAATTGTTTGCAGTATAAGTTTAAAGTATGCGGGCAAATAACTCGAACACTGTTCctgcaattttaaaaattcttcctTCAGCTTGTCTTTAAGTTAATTCTTCTATATTTTGATCTTCCCACGTTTATTCATCCCCTTTACTCATCAACTGTATTAtgatatatttcaaaatcaaattgacGTTAGACCAGGCACGGATTTATGAGCttgattttttccaatcgTTTGTGAAAGCGGAAGCATTGCGGAACACCGAACGGTAGCCCGAAAATTTGTCTAAAATGATAATCGATACGGATTTAAtgtctcttttttcaaatacgtTCGTCATTTTAAGATTATATTTGTGAACTTCCATTGCAAATGGTGAATCAGAAAGTACCTTTTCGAAACCCGATTTtataaagaataaataaagagATTGTATGCATAATGATAGACTATCATGACTATCGATCTATTCGCTGCGTGGAAAGTGCTGTCCTAAACAGTATCGATCACACTAAAATCGTTGAAGATTTCGCTAGCGCAAAAATTCGAAGGAAAACCTTGTAGGCAACGAATCTTAAGTTTTTCTGATAGTCGTTGATGCTttgatcgttatttttatGATCTCTGATCTCTGATGTTCTGGTCACTCGAAtactattataataatataaaaaaacgtgctaaaaatacaaatgcGTAAACAGTATTATctcacaaataatttatattttttcaatctccaTCGTACCATGTTTAATTCCAATGCtcgtttgatgtattcattaaattttcgtctaTTTGCAAAGACGTTATTCCCACGCAGAGCCCCAAAATATGTGTGTAGCCCCAGGCCCTTTACGCATTCGACTCGGCGCTGCGTTAGTTgtgttttctgaaaaatcgcCTATTGGCTGAAATGGGAAATATTGTGCGCATCAAAATACGCACTTCTTTCGCACCCCGAGTTATACCTACAGCTTTTTTCTCAGTCCGAGGCCTCATGGCCGTATGGTTTTCGTCACGTACTTATACGGCCCCGCGTAGTGCTTCCTCGGTACTATACTTGTTTGAGAAAAGGACTGATGTCGTACGTCCAGGGGTGTAAGGTATACATGAATTAAATATGGGAAGAAAAGCTCAGAGTTCATCCTATGGGAAAtggtatatgtacatacaacgCATAGGGTTATGCTACAGCGACAGTCTGCAGTTTATATCAAGCAACATTTGGTCAcgaatcaataaattttctacagtCTCAACATGTATAAacttcaaattattatacgaaCAAAGGTTAAACCCAACCGAGTTACTGCAATTAAAATGTTGATCAGTATTTATAAGTTATAGGATGTGAAGCATGGATGCTCACCGACTGCAAGACCACCGTGTCAaggttgaaatatttgattacGTAATTAAATGCACTTGCATTAATTGTGTTTATCATTGCTTCTGGTAGATGCAATTTTAATCGGAGTGAAGTAACACAGAACACACTGCAGAGCTATTTATTTACAGTTGGAGACTATTCAAAATACGCATCTCGTGTTGGGGAGAGAGGGAAAACGATATCAGCATAAGATAAGCGCGGGGAGGGGGTGCAGATGAACGTGACGTTTGATATTGTGTGGATATGAGGTTTTCGATGGTCCGAGGCTagggattgattttttttacgtccGTTCTATGggtctgaaatattttcggcAAGGCAAAGGGGGGCAGCATTTACGTTACATATTATTTTAGGGGGTTCCAGTAAGCGATTAACTGTtacaggggggggggggggtctcTAATCTTCACAAAGTGTGACGTATGCAATCATTTTATCCAGCGCTCGCGTTAAGCGGTTCGCTCTCACTGAACGACCAGCGTTCAGCAGAACTAATTATAAATGACCCTGTACATCGAAGAAACTTTACATTTGTTTCATTATCTGGCAATGATTTTACTCTAATATCAAGAAAATACCGCATGGTAATTGATTTTATCGTCGAGCTCGTGGtttaatttgtaataattttgcatCGTATTTAATAGATGTGCGATATATTGGTTCGTAGTGATTAAAATTAAACCCACTTCTCCTCTTTGGCCTCGTCTTGAAAAGGTCGGACGAAGTTCATACGTTTGCTACACCGCTACAGAATTCTATGAACGAAAAGCGTCTGGACAAGTGCTAATAATTTAGTAGAATTATTAACACGATGTGAATGTCGTGCCGGTTGTCCAATGACTTTTACTTTCCACGAAGATTAAATACCCTCGTATTTTTTGTCTGCTGGTCGTAAAAAGTTTCATATCTGACAGATATTTGACGGAAACTTCAGCTCAAGAGTATATGCAGATAACGAACGACGGTCGGTAAAGAACTTGAAAGATGTTACATTAAAATCTCGGCCGCAGGAGAATATCAAAATCACCGAACCCATTTGCTCAGGGTTAAACTAATAGAATATGATTAGAGGTGTTGTGGGAACAAAGTAGCCACAATTGCTACCGCAGTCAATTTTCCTAAAACGATAGTCGGTTTGAATCGCTAGTCGAAGGAAATTTCGATCAGTCTTGTTAGGTTTTAATAAGACATGCTTTATTCAAGAATATCTACCAATATAATATTCAGCAAAACACTACAATGATAACTTCCGTATCACAAGTAATGGCATTTCTATCCTCTATACGATACAAGCGCAGCGTATAGTGTTCCCTGTTGTTGCTCATTGTTTTCCAGAAAGATTCACCAGTTCCAAGAGACACCAACCGAAAATCGGATAGGTATCCGACCCGCTAGAGGTCTTTCCGAGGGGAATCCTTCCCTAATTTGTTCGTCTACCGCATATACCTGGAAGCAGCAGCTGATTATGAGTAAGCTACCGCATGCAAATGAGTAAGCCAGCTCATAGTTGACCGTTCAAAAAGTTTACCGTACACGTAAGTGCTACAGTGCAGATAACGCACATCGACCGCCTAAGCTTATTTTGCCGAGATCAAAGGCCGTGACCCTTGGCGTCACTCGTTTTACTGCAGAAAAGCATGTCCGGACTTTGCGCGCCCTTGCACATCTGTCCAAGTTCCCTTTACgaagtatatatatgtatatatatatgtgtgtgtgtatatatgtctGTATAGGAGCGGGGGAGGGTGAACCAAT is a window of Neodiprion fabricii isolate iyNeoFabr1 chromosome 6, iyNeoFabr1.1, whole genome shotgun sequence DNA encoding:
- the LOC124184385 gene encoding putative tyramine receptor 2, yielding MNASGVGGPGGPLGDDFESNCPEETESGVPLPPWEAAAASVTLGFLVLATVLGNALVILSVFTYRPLRIVQNFFIVSLAVADLAVALLVMPFNVAYLLLGKWVFGIHLCKLWLTCDVLCCTASILNLCAIALDRYWAITDPINYAQKRTLKRVLATIAFVWIFSGAISSPPLAGWNDWPEELEPGTPCQLTRRQGYVIYSSLGSFFLPLLLMSLVYLEIFLATRKRLRERARQSRLGAVASTRHRCTDDDPEESVSSETNHNERSTPRSQAKPSLIEDGPTTMTVTLGGATSTTTAIAPSTTVYQFIEERQRISLSKERRAARTLGVIMGVFVVCWLPFFLMYVIVPFCSSCCPTERMVYFITWLGYVNSALNPLIYTIFNLDYRRAFRRLLHIR